Proteins co-encoded in one Haloarcula sp. DT43 genomic window:
- a CDS encoding ribonuclease H-like domain-containing protein, with protein MIGLTVLPDFAMQQCRGEQLQDIVQHFDTDVLFTPSRIHEPFLQSEVGDSVTVATQPARPQSPLEIARSDDIRLVWAATPATLEELAQAEREGAHDADETFVLSNQLAVSIDLINLQASLEGLEEYRAPLAEHGTLGSFTHLSIGANPAYRAEWNGVDVQGVMPGANEQQGTTQAGVAHFQLQKGGLTGSRTRKLGDFGLRAVTQVGASRLQTLREAGIHSRGELATASVREIADLSGIGDSLARTIIESAQVLAAGEVRKAPDASLPTSDPIFIDIETDGLNPTMVWLIGVLIREPEERYMSFIETDPTNPAQALEMFLSWLSEFGDNRPIVAYNGWEFDFPVIEEHVTEHCPEYLAVWQDAWKFDLYDWVVSENNALLPGVTNKLDDVAPALGWDSADTGLTGAEVGRLFQRYAENPCQATELDWDRHKRYCENDVRALAYVYDTIRDTTNRMSRGGGNGGTASSSSKTSSQGTLSDF; from the coding sequence ATGATCGGACTCACTGTGCTCCCAGATTTCGCAATGCAACAATGTCGAGGGGAACAGCTGCAGGACATTGTTCAGCACTTCGACACAGATGTACTGTTTACACCCTCGCGCATCCACGAGCCATTCCTCCAATCAGAAGTTGGTGACTCGGTGACCGTGGCGACTCAGCCAGCACGGCCACAGTCTCCGCTGGAGATTGCTCGAAGTGACGATATTCGGCTGGTCTGGGCAGCAACACCGGCGACCCTTGAGGAGCTTGCACAAGCGGAACGTGAGGGCGCTCACGATGCAGACGAGACGTTCGTTCTCTCCAACCAGCTTGCCGTTTCTATCGACCTGATCAATCTGCAAGCGAGCCTTGAGGGGCTTGAGGAGTATCGAGCACCACTCGCCGAACACGGTACACTGGGGAGCTTCACTCACCTATCGATCGGAGCTAACCCAGCGTACCGTGCTGAATGGAACGGGGTTGATGTACAGGGAGTGATGCCGGGGGCAAACGAGCAGCAAGGGACCACGCAAGCTGGCGTGGCACACTTCCAATTACAAAAAGGCGGGCTCACTGGGAGTCGAACCAGAAAACTCGGCGACTTCGGTCTCCGGGCAGTAACACAGGTTGGAGCGTCACGCCTGCAGACGCTACGCGAGGCTGGTATCCACTCGAGAGGCGAATTAGCGACAGCTTCCGTTCGTGAGATCGCCGACCTCTCTGGCATCGGTGACTCACTCGCTCGCACGATTATCGAATCGGCCCAAGTATTGGCAGCGGGTGAAGTCAGGAAGGCGCCGGACGCAAGTCTGCCAACCTCGGATCCGATTTTCATCGACATTGAGACGGATGGGCTCAACCCGACGATGGTCTGGCTCATTGGGGTACTGATCAGGGAGCCAGAGGAACGGTATATGTCCTTTATTGAGACCGACCCCACCAACCCAGCACAAGCGCTCGAGATGTTTCTTTCCTGGCTCAGTGAATTTGGGGACAATCGTCCAATCGTGGCCTACAATGGCTGGGAGTTTGATTTCCCAGTGATTGAGGAGCATGTCACAGAACACTGTCCGGAATATCTGGCTGTCTGGCAGGATGCCTGGAAATTCGATCTCTACGATTGGGTGGTCTCTGAGAACAACGCACTGCTCCCGGGAGTGACGAACAAGCTGGACGATGTTGCTCCGGCATTGGGCTGGGATTCGGCCGATACAGGGCTCACTGGTGCGGAGGTCGGGCGGCTCTTCCAGCGGTACGCTGAAAACCCCTGTCAGGCGACCGAACTGGACTGGGACCGACACAAGCGGTACTGTGAGAACGACGTTCGGGCACTAGCGTACGTCTACGATACGATTCGGGACACGACTAATCGAATGAGCAGAGGGGGCGGGAATGGGGGGACTGCGTCCTCGTCCTCGAAGACCAGCTCGCAGGGCACACTAAGTGATTTCTAA